The window aaTTATTTGTGTAGCGTTAATGTGAGTAGAAGGAAAAATGAGTTAAAGGGAAATGTGtaaagttaaattaaagcaACTTTAATGAGgagaaccagaaaaaaaaaaaagtcaggttCCACCGAGATTTGAACTCGGATCGCTGGATTCAGAGTCCAGAGTGCTAACCATTACACCATGGAACCGGCTAATTCCGACCACCCGAGAGTTGTTATTTTATATTAGGATTTACGTGTGATTATGTATTaatgttcaggtttttgttttaaattatacagttaaatgataatattaaatgtgtttgaaatgcTATCGATTAGCCTACGGTGTCTGTCTGCGTCGAagagttttaggttttcagaTCTATGGTTTTTATTGTCGATTTATTTGGAATTTCTTTTGTATTCGGGGctcctgtaaaataaatttgaatatatCTCctgatttaatataaaataaaagaaggaaaaaaaaggcgaCGCTGGCCCGTACGGGGATCGAACCCGCGACCTTGGCGTTATTAGCACCACGCTCTAACCAACTGAGCTAACCGGCCATGTTACCACAAAGCGTCAGTTTCCTTTAAATCAATGTACAGTTTTACCTTTTATCGTTTTATTCTTAAAAGTTGTGCTATTTGAAAGTTAAGACTTCAATactgaatgaaacttttaatttcTGAGCCTCATAAACAATAATATCCCGCCAAAATAtacttaaatataaatatatatccaATCCTAAATGCACCTCCATGCTTCATCAACATTCCTGTTTGAACAAACTGGATTAAATTCAGCTCAACTACTGCagttacaaacaaaatgtacatgacaaaataaatccaCTAAATCATATTTATAAGATGCTAAATCATCATTCTGAAACACTTAATCATTTTTGAgatgctaagtcataattatgaaataCTCTCTGAAATTATGACTTGGCTTCATTCAAGAGAAtatttcataattatgacttagaAATATTGTTTATGAAATTGGAGGAAATGGGTCttcatacatttattaaaacactttattttctaGATTATATTACGTTTTAGTGAATAAACTCATAACACTCATGTTGCTCTGATTGTcgttaaatgaaacaaatatccCTCTTGTCAGTGGATCATCATGAAAAGGTCAGTTTGAGGCTTGTTAAGGAGTTTCTCCTGAAAGTGATGACGGTTCCTTCTTAAGGAAGTCCTGACCCTCGTTAACTCCACTTCTTAAATAACTAAAGTGGGTGACATTTCAGACCAGCAGGCAGGAATACAGGGCCACCATCGGGTCAGGaccagaaataaatgaaattcaGATGAAAGCGACAAATCTGCCAACAGAGCTaaaggaaataataattaaagtcaACTTAAAAGGATATTATTCAAAGAGAAAATTAGCTCAGGATGgaaattttatatttgtctgtCACTCTGAAGACCCTGAAGCTTTGTTTAGCTTCATATAATAACAAATTTGAAATATCTAACTGTGTTGTGGTATTTATTTTACCGGGAAACTGCTGGAACGGCCTTTAGAAACCCGAGCCTCATTAGAGGAACTGTTTGTCGAATCCACCAGTTATAAATAAGATGGGAAGGAAAGAAAACGCTGGTGCTTTCCCTCCGAACCTGCAGCTACTACACTGACCTAATTAAGCTCGTTCGAACCAAAACTTCAGCTGGGAATCAATGAGCGAAACAACCAAACACGTCCCGGCTGagttattgtgtttgtattctATTCTCTGCTCATCTGGGAGTCTTCTTCGTCTCTTTGCTTTTAGAAAAGTCAGCCAAGTTAGTAGCTTAGCTCAACGCTCGTGTCGTACGTGAGGCAAGCTGCTGGACCAGAAGAGATCAGCTGAAACTTGGTCCCACTGAAATGTCTCCACTTAAGTAGGCTGTATTAATagttattattgcctgctgccatgaaaagtGGGCACACAtgtctgtatctgtgtgtctgttgggaaaaactcttaaaaagtaacCACTGATCAACataactcaagatggccgccatccTTAGCAGACACATAAAtgaataactcagtcagttttacagatgctgggctgaattttggtgtggtagtagctgagagttgtttcattactttaatctttgtttaaactttggaaAGCTGTGGATGAAATTGATGTGTTGCTTTAATTGGTGAGCTGAGTCATGCAGTCAGCAGGTGATTGTTTGGATTCCAGCCTTAATTCTGACAGAACATCATCCCACGGAGAGTTATATTTATTCAGTACAAAGCAGAGAACAGGTTCAGTGTCCAAACATCACAGTGAATGACAACCAACAtgcacaacacaaacagagcaGGGAAAAAACCTGACCTAACTCAGCGTCACTGCACGAGGGAAAACCCTGAAATGACGTCTGCCGCCTTTCTTAGGCGTTTCCCGCTTCAAGAACCGCACACATTCAGACCCAAAATCAAACTGGAGGTTTATGCTAATGTTCTGCAAAAGTCAAGGcaattaatttttcatttcagaagtTGTTACTTGAGTTTAAAAACTCCTACGCTCTAGAGTCAactcaactttaaaataaaaaagtgtaaatgtaCAAGAGTGTAACACAGGTAGAAACTTCAGCTGCAAGCGTGAAAGCCTGCATGCACACAGCTTGTTGACATTCATTCAGAATGTTtggaggaaaataaatttaaacttgttcGTTCTCAGATCAATAAAACCGTCTCATGAggtatttaaacagccaacagcaGAGAGACACCAGTTTCCAGCGAGCTGCACAACAAACTATCCGTCGgctaaaataactaaaataatccaagttcaataattcaaaaatctgtttgaaatctgttttttttttaaatagggaTTAAACAAATTAGACTGGTGTTAAATTCTCACATTcttagctgcagaaaaaaatgttccctTTGTGAACTACAGTTTTTGCACATACAGTAATCATCAAATCTGTCAGtatgaacataaaaacactgaaaaagacTCTCGGGaggagaaaggagagaaaaacagctgcagaaaactgtgatttatcaaacaaaacagctgaagggaATGAGTTAACACTTAGGTCTCCTGATGTTTTACCAACAGAACAGGTCGTAttataaaaataaccttttaaacGGGGAAAGGAGTCACTTGGAAAACCTTAAACAGACTTTGTGTCTCGTCCAACTGAGGGTTTTGGGATTTCATCTGAGCACAAAGCAGTCAATCATCTGTGGTGTATTAGCCGTAATTCGTTAAGAGCAATATTTTAATcgattaaaaatatatttgaagtAATTTGCGAGTCAAAGCAGCTGCTGTTGGTGCAGCAAATGAGATCACGTGCTAAcgaaatgtcaaataaaacctctggttgtacctttttgttctgctgatgcaaagttttgcattaaattaaaacaaacaaagacaaaaagtaatcaaacacacacttcctgtctgccaCATCGGCAGATGGGTGAGTTGTGACGCAGATGCCACTCTGCGTTcccaaacaaaaactaatcccataaattaaacttttaccGTTCTGTCTGACTCTTCCTTTGGAATGAAGTCAGTGTTTCTGGAGCTCTGCGGCTGGTAGGAACTGAAGTCAGTCCTCTTTGATTCAAATGCAtctcaaatgatttaatttggttggtaaaaacacatttttcatacACATATATTAGTACAAAAGTAAAAGTCTTTATTGTTAAGTGAGTAATCAAAAGatgctttgtgttttggtgATGTTTGTTCACCACAAGCGGCGCCTCCTCAGCAGCCGGTGGTGCTCAGAGGCTGCTTGGCTGCGACGTCACGCTCGTTCTTCTGGGTCATGTTTACACTCGTAGCTCCATTTCTCTGTTTCTGGTTGCGTTTGACATCAAACACGTCCCATTTCTCAGGCAGGAGGCCTTTGTTGAAAACGATGGACGCCAGCCATGAAAACAGGACGATGGACAGGAGGGAGAGGACCATGATGGAGGTGCGGAAAGGGAAGTACTGCGTTAACTTCCCTTCCGCGTTCAGCCGGCAGCCAGGGAACCTGATGATGGGCGGGAGGCCGATGAGGGGCTCGCCGCTCAGGATCCTCAGGACGAACCCCAGGACGTAGCCCACGATGGCGCCGTAACCGTTAGAGATCTTAAAAAAGAGAACGCAGACCAGCTGGGAAAACATTATTGTGTAGGACATGTCGACACCGACGAGCCAGAAGACCAGGACGCTGCTGTCCAGGAAGGTGAGACCAGTCCCAGCCAggcccaccaccaccaccgagATCCGGATCACCCACTGCATCTCGTAATCTGAAGCCTGAAGGAGCAGAGACACGACAACAAGTCAGAAACAAGATCTGGATCCAAAAAACGATTATATTTAACTGTCTGACCTGTGAAGAGGCTCATTGATTCATCAAGAAACTGTGAAAATCacgttctgaaagtttttaggaacaaaaacaaaactgcacagCCCAGTCCTTTGCACGACAAACGCTGCGGGGACTTGTTCCCAACCCTCACCTGCTTCCTGAGGATGTTCTTGTAAATGTTCGAGGAGAACAACGAGGCCGAGGACAGCAGGGCCGAGTCCATAGAGGACATGACGGCGGCAGCTACAGCTCCAATCCCAATGACGGAGACATAAGTGGGTGTGAGGTACAGCAGCGACAGGGGGAGAATCGATCCCGCATCGTTGCGCTCATACGGGGTGGGTAAACCATACGCAGTTGAGTTCCAGTCTGGGAAGAATTAGGAAAATATTTAGATTcctaaatctgtaaaaactgatgtCGGACTTTCACCCAGGAGGAGGTTAAGCACCTGTGGATGCAGCCACAGCTCCGACCAGAATCGACGGGATACCCAACACCAGGCAGAAGGCTGAGGAGGCGAAGCACGTCACCTGAGCCTGGGTGTAAGACGAGGAGGACAGGATTCTTTGGTAGAAAGCCTGGTAGGCCAAACCCCCCAGAGcctggcacaaacacacagttcaGACATGATGACAAAAATCAGTCTGCACGAAATcctaaacaacaaaaccaaaccgAGCGAACTATAGCCTGgttattaaatgaaataattgaatatgatggaaaaaaaactgcgGACTCCACTCACCAGCAGCATGAAGTCGTCAAACCACTTGCCGGCCTCATCCAGCTCCACCGTGCCCACCCAGGGAGCCTGGAACGTCTGGTTGTACGCCGTCAGTGAAATGTCCACAGAGTGGGGGTTGGTCAGCATGAAAGGAACGCAGAcccactgcaaacacaaacgCACGGGCAAACTCATCTTATTACGAGTCCATGAGGAGATATCTTCAGGTTGAGCTCAGGTACGAGTGACCAACAATCCCTTTAAAGCAAACTGTGTGAACTCTCTGCTCAATTAGGGATTACAGCTAATTAGTTAACGAAGTTATGGTTGGTATGGCTGCAGCATTTGTGAAAAACAGTCTCTCAGATGTCTCGTAACGTTCACGGGGGTTCTTAAGATCACAGTTTTGTAATCTGAGCACATAAAcacaggctgtgattttcattAGCTGGCTGCTCAGGGCTCGCTGGTTACTTGTTTGCAAAAACTCAAAAGTTCAGTGAGACCGCAATTGAGAGTTCGGCTGTTTTCTGACAGTCCCGAGTCGCCAACAAGTCTCCGAAAGTTGCAGAGATATGAGAAACGATCGTAACCTTCATCACTGAGCCTTAAAGACAGAAtaagacacaaagacaagaaggaaaCATGTCCAGTTTTCCAGcagctttgctttttattggATGGGAAAACTTTgaacactgaagaaaaaaatcaggtaATTTAAAGGTAGTcactgcaaagtatgaaatcaaacacaataaaagttatcctgaactacatGAAATGGTGCCGTTTGAAGGactttactccagtagttttctgaaatgcgggtccacactcaatgtaaacacaacatttagctgaatctgctgaaaaccaggTGGGTGACTGACCAACATTAGGTTAGCCACGATTTctgtgaataaacaaataagtttaatgtttctgtAGATGAACAAACACACCTGGTAGTTGACACAAATTCTGcttccaaatttttaatttgatgacaATTTTAACCACtgatatgaaaacaaaattgtgcaagttttgtttctttctttatattttctttttgtgcagtCTTCATTACTTTGCAGTGAGGAACTTTAACCAGTTAGCGTTATAAACGAGCTCCATCCCTTAATATGCTGCGAACCATGTCTCTGTTCTCTGCTGCAGTACTGTGATTAAAATGATCtgtatgctaggcctttaatttaaaatggatgCTTGTTGCCCTTCAACATCGACCTATGATGCAGGGAAAGAGCTGCAGGAGATCTTACAAGGTCTTAAAAGGTTCACATCCTGACGAGGAGATGAGCTAGTCCTGACTGCATCCAACAGTTTCATAATTGGGCTCACAGGAGTGAAACAAAGTTCAGGAAACAATGATTAACCTTGTTGTAACGTTAGCTGTTCTGATGAATGAGCTGTGAGGGACCAGGATCCAGACAGCTCTGTGCTGCTGGCCTGACTTGTCTCCTTGCTGCAGGCAggaccgtagctcccactgaggaccccgaggtccggacctcagtgttttataaaaacatgaatccaaacaaggcttttgaacggcgtggttctctgcgtagctccaccagtttcctgtaggaggcgctgcaactgtgtgcagctgcagccaaactcaatgtctacgaagaagagcgcagctttgctaccNNNNNNNNNNNNNNNNNNNNNNNNNNNNNNNNNNNNNNNNNNNNNNNNNNNNNNNNNNNNNNNNNNNNNNNNNNNNNNNNNNNNNNNNNNNNNNNNNNNNNNNNNNNNNNNNNNNNNNNNNNNNNNNNNNNNNNNNNNNNNNNNNNNNNNNNNNNNNNNNNNNNNNNNNNNNNNNNNNNNNNNNNNNNNNNNNNNNNNNNNNNNNNNNNNNNNNNNNNNNNNNNNNNNNNNNNNNNNNNNNNNNNNNNNNNNNNNNNNNNNNNNNNNNNNNNNNNNNNNNNNNNNNNNNNNNNNNNNNNNNNNNNNNNNNNNNNNNNNNNNNNNNNNNNNNNNNNNNNNNNNNNNNNNNtccggaccacactagaactggtccagctccaaaactacaacacctcactggtatttgataaaaaggtgaaatctctgctaaaatcttgtgttttgaatcaacattcatataaactaattcatgtcatttcagtgagtcatcatggttgggccctgaggctgatccccatggatttacaaacacacacaaatacatgtcatatacacattcaagtcacttgttttaaataaatgcttctattttaatgaagttttggtcttcattataactgatgtgcagggggagaatgactGGTTGACCTTAAAGTCTGGCTATGGCCCTGGTTGGAAGTAAAGGAATAAAACCGAATCCATCAACATTATACTTTAAGTCTTACTCACCAGGCTGACAAAGATGAGGATTAGCTGAATGACGTCTGTATAAGCCACAGAGTAGAGCCCCCCCAGCAGGGTGTAgatgatggccaccacagaggaGATGATGATGGAGTAGACGTAGGGCAGGTCCAGGATCACTTTCATCGTTCCTCCTGCAGAAACGTCAGACTGATGAGCGTCAGAGGACAGAATCAGCTCAGGTAAAGACGTCTGTTTCTGAAGGTTCACGCAAACTTTtaccgtttttt of the Kryptolebias marmoratus isolate JLee-2015 linkage group LG3, ASM164957v2, whole genome shotgun sequence genome contains:
- the LOC108245484 gene encoding high affinity choline transporter 1-like, whose product is MALNVPGLVVMAVFYLVILATGIWASLRSRRAEKKCTGGGMEVTLLAGRKINLLVGIFTLTATWVGGGFILGIAEATYNPTLGAVWALMPVPYVLTFFIGGFFFVKPMRENNYMTMMDPFQKKYGNVLSSALIFPALVADVLWVARTLVSLGGTMKVILDLPYVYSIIISSVVAIIYTLLGGLYSVAYTDVIQLILIFVSLWVCVPFMLTNPHSVDISLTAYNQTFQAPWVGTVELDEAGKWFDDFMLLALGGLAYQAFYQRILSSSSYTQAQVTCFASSAFCLVLGIPSILVGAVAASTDWNSTAYGLPTPYERNDAGSILPLSLLYLTPTYVSVIGIGAVAAAVMSSMDSALLSSASLFSSNIYKNILRKQASDYEMQWVIRISVVVVGLAGTGLTFLDSSVLVFWLVGVDMSYTIMFSQLVCVLFFKISNGYGAIVGYVLGFVLRILSGEPLIGLPPIIRFPGCRLNAEGKLTQYFPFRTSIMVLSLLSIVLFSWLASIVFNKGLLPEKWDVFDVKRNQKQRNGATSVNMTQKNERDVAAKQPLSTTGC